One part of the Luteolibacter flavescens genome encodes these proteins:
- the rpsK gene encoding 30S ribosomal protein S11, which yields MADEETIPAADEAATAPAAAAPAAAPAATPAAAPAAEEVAPKKDDKKRDIFAEIAGAEETQIKIHKAKGSKNISRGIVHVTATFNNTIVSVTDSNGNTLGWSSAGKMGFKGSRKSTAYAAQVVSQDACRQAMGHGLKEAEVRVKGPGSGRESAVRAVQALGIELLSIKDVTPIPHNGCRPKKARRV from the coding sequence ATGGCTGACGAAGAAACCATCCCAGCGGCTGACGAAGCCGCCACGGCTCCAGCCGCTGCCGCTCCGGCTGCTGCTCCTGCCGCCACCCCGGCAGCTGCTCCTGCTGCGGAAGAGGTCGCTCCGAAGAAGGACGACAAGAAGCGCGACATCTTTGCCGAGATCGCTGGTGCTGAAGAGACCCAGATCAAGATCCACAAGGCGAAGGGCTCCAAGAACATCTCGCGCGGCATCGTCCACGTGACCGCCACCTTCAACAACACCATCGTCAGCGTCACCGACTCGAACGGCAACACGCTCGGCTGGTCCAGCGCAGGCAAGATGGGCTTCAAGGGCTCCCGCAAGTCCACCGCCTACGCCGCCCAGGTCGTCTCCCAGGATGCCTGCCGCCAGGCCATGGGCCACGGTCTGAAGGAAGCCGAAGTCCGCGTGAAGGGCCCGGGTTCCGGTCGCGAGTCCGCTGTCCGCGCCGTCCAAGCCCTCGGCATCGAGCTTCTCTCGATCAAGGACGTCACCCCGATCCCGCACAACGGTTGCCGTCCGAAGAAGGCGCGCCGCGTTTAA
- the rpsM gene encoding 30S ribosomal protein S13: MARIFGIEIPNEKRIEASLRYMYGIGATTASRILEQAGIDPDIRTGQLTEDQLVKIATVIQSQGIIIEGDLRREKQAQLKRLTSINCYRGLRHKRGLPVRGQRTRTNARTRKGKRRTVGVKK, translated from the coding sequence ATGGCACGTATTTTCGGCATCGAAATCCCCAACGAGAAGCGCATCGAAGCGTCGCTCCGCTATATGTATGGCATCGGCGCGACCACCGCTTCACGCATCCTCGAACAAGCGGGCATCGACCCGGACATCCGCACCGGTCAGCTTACTGAAGACCAGCTCGTCAAGATCGCCACGGTGATCCAGAGCCAGGGCATCATCATCGAAGGCGACCTTCGCCGCGAGAAGCAGGCCCAGCTCAAGCGCCTGACCTCGATCAACTGCTACCGCGGCCTGCGCCACAAGCGTGGCCTGCCTGTCCGCGGCCAGCGCACCCGCACCAATGCCCGCACTCGCAAGGGCAAGCGCCGCACCGTCGGCGTGAAGAAGTAA
- a CDS encoding 3-keto-disaccharide hydrolase translates to MLRDLLLAAFIVGSVSAKEGPWIPLFDGKSLAGWTSDNGGKPGEGWKVEDGALHRTGKKPGNLISEKEYKDFEFEFEWKISAKGNSGVKYRVQKSAGGWLGPEYQVLDDKGHPNGKVADTTAASLYEVVPAAKDKELKPVGEWNTSKIVAKGSVLEHWLNGKLALKIDTKGKEWPTLKKDSKFAKFDDFAGPAAGKLLLQDHDDEVWFRNLRIREL, encoded by the coding sequence ATGCTACGCGACCTACTCCTTGCAGCATTCATCGTTGGATCCGTCTCCGCAAAGGAAGGCCCCTGGATACCGCTTTTCGATGGAAAATCTCTCGCCGGATGGACCTCCGACAATGGCGGCAAGCCGGGCGAAGGCTGGAAAGTCGAAGATGGCGCGCTTCATCGCACCGGCAAGAAGCCCGGAAACCTCATCAGCGAGAAGGAATACAAGGACTTCGAATTCGAGTTCGAATGGAAGATTTCCGCGAAGGGAAACAGCGGCGTGAAATACCGCGTCCAGAAGTCGGCCGGTGGCTGGCTCGGCCCGGAGTATCAGGTGCTCGACGACAAGGGTCACCCGAATGGCAAGGTGGCGGACACCACCGCGGCCTCGCTTTATGAAGTCGTCCCTGCCGCGAAGGACAAGGAACTCAAGCCGGTGGGCGAATGGAACACCTCGAAGATCGTCGCCAAGGGCAGCGTGCTGGAGCACTGGCTGAATGGAAAGCTGGCCCTGAAGATCGACACCAAGGGCAAGGAGTGGCCCACGCTCAAGAAGGACAGCAAGTTCGCCAAGTTCGACGACTTCGCCGGGCCTGCCGCGGGCAAGCTGCTGCTACAGGATCATGACGATGAGGTGTGGTTCCGCAACCTGCGCATCCGCGAACTCTGA